Within Candidatus Zixiibacteriota bacterium, the genomic segment TCAGCGGTTTGGTTATCGAAAGGGAAGCTGCCTGTTCGCTCTATGCCAATGCCGACAAAGACCTGCTCTCGGATGATTTCACTCAACTCGGTGTCGAGGTGATGCTATCCGGCGTCGCTCTATCGTTAGCCGAGGAAATAATTGATAATAAATAATTAATAATTTTGTGGCTGGTGTGCATCACCGTGCGCCAGTTTTTATGATATGCTGTCAGGTGCGGGGACATGACAGCGCTTGAAAATCATTTAAAGCTATTAATTAATATCACTGAATAGTCAGGAGTCGGAGACTCCTGACCTACTTCCTAAATATATAGTGAGTGCAAGGTAATTTTAAATATCAAATCTCACTCAGTTATCGCAGGTTGGGTTCTCCACCCCAGGCGGATGAGTGGAGCGAACGAGCGGACGAAGTCCTTTATTCAACCCGACACCTCTCACAACAATATAATATTTTTTCCTTTAGTAAAATCCCTATCATAATCGAAATGTCGGGTTTCTCCCGTTGGTCGGAACCCGACCTGCTCTACTATAACAGATTGTGTGATAACGGAAAACAAAAGAAACTCGCACTGACAGCATGTATGAAAAAACTCCTCTTGATAATACGGAGCATGCTAATTAACAAAACAACCTTTAATCCTGAAATAAATAGCTTGACTTGAAAGACGGTATCTACAAAGCTGGTGTACGTCCTCGTGTAGCTTATGCTATTTATGAATATTCCATGATTTCTGAGGCAACGTTGCTATTATTGCATTTTCGAGTCCGTTGATCATATCGATTTCCAAACCGCTACTATACTGCCTATTTTCGGATGGTTTCCATGCCAGAATCTTTACCTTTTTATTCTCTCTAAGAGCTTGTTTAATCAATTCCGCAATCCGTTCATTAGTCCCAGCGCCTATCATTCCTTGGTATCGTCCCATGCGGTCCTTCAAAGTAGTTGTTGAACTTTGACACGCACCGACATACATGACTTCATCATTAACCAAAAAAGCATAAATAACTCTATCATCTTTGCTTTTATTTAGACTAAAACGTACGCCACTGCTCAAGTTTTCATCTAATAAACATTCACCAACTTCATTAAATTCAAGTCCTGATATTTCCATAAAACCTCCTGAAAATGGTAGTTATTTTGTGGCTGGTGTACGTCCCCGTGCACCAGCTATTTTATCGCCGCGGTGAGTCGAACCGAGGCTGAAAGCCTCGGCTATTATATATCCTAATATATTATATACTTCAAGATGGTTCATCTCAGGTGAGCCGTATGACTGTAGGGATGCGGTTGCTCTTGGCAACTACCGTTTCGATTTCTTACTCGATGTGTCCTTCTCGCTGTTTTTCTTTTCGATTTTTTTAACCTTCACCGGCATTTTCTGCTCAATTTTTGGTTTGGGCTTGGGTGGCGCAACCTTCTTGACAGCCGGCGCTTTGCGTTTCTGATAATCATCGTTAATTCCATCGCCGTCTTTGTCGATAAACTTATCTTTCACAGGTAAGGCTGCAGCTTTCGATTTCAGTTTTACAGCCGGCGTTTTCTTATCAATCTTCTTTTCGATTTTGGTCGAATCTTTTTTGCTTTTCTTAGACACTTTCTGAATAGCAAAAGCCTCCGCACCGCTCATAGCTATGAACAGCGCCAACGTCAATATAATTACTTTTTTCATTTCCTGCCTCTTTCCTTAGAATATTTCGACCCGGATTTGGAGCTTCCGCTTTTTAATTTGTCGCTGGTTTTAGAACGTACAGGTTCGGCTTTTTTAGACTCGTTTTTCTTGATATTGTCTGACTTTTTATTATCTGTTTTTTTTACTGAAGTTTGTCCCGAATTCGGTTTTTTCTGCTTCTGCTTTTTATTTATAATAATATCTTTATCGTCAGAATTCAAGGATTTACTGCTTTTTTCCCGTTTAATCTGATATTCTCTATCTTTTTGGGGATAATTGTGAATATTATCCTTTTTGTTTTTTTCTTTAAATATTAATCCGCTATTTTGCTTATTAATCTTTTCCGTGTAGGTTCCATCATTAAAAATCCTATCCGAATACTTTTTCTGCACTCTTGATGGCGGAGTATGAAGCGGCCTGGTATGTTTAACTCGATATTTTTCCGCTTCCCTGACAAAACCGGGATCGTTGCGGTGCTTCTCCTGTTTAAATCTCCAATTTTTCATATTCGAGCGGCCATAATCGAAATCCCGGAATTTTCGTTTAATCTTGGCATCGACATAATATCGCTGACCTCTTGTTACATAAACATAATCCTGCCAGCAGGGATAGCCATGATAATAAATCCATACCCAGTGACGGCCAATATATATTTCCGGTATAAGAATTGGCGCGATGCCGAAATAACAGCCGTCAATCCAGATCTCGGCGCCCGGGTAATCACAGCCAATCCAGATACTGCCAATATAATACGGGTCATAACGCCAGTAGCGGTACCAACTGTGATGCCGGTAGCGGTTATCGATAAAAAACATCGTCGAGGCGGAAATATAAGACCCATTCCTAACAATTCTATTATTTAGGTCGTTTACGAAAACCGCCATCTCGCCGCGCATCGTATGAACGAAATCATCATAGTAGCTGTCCCAGTTGCCATACTCAAAATATTCATAACGCATGAATTCGGGAGGGTCAATCCGGTAGGGGCTGGCAACGGCGTAAATATATTCCTTGCCCTTAGGTCCGGTTACCTCAAGCCGGTAATCATCATAAGCATCGGGGATACGGTAAACCTCTTCGCCGCGAATAAAACAATCGCTGTTGTAATCGGATGGGAAAAGAAGGCTGACATTGCCGGCTGGATCGATATCATAAATCACCGCATAGCAATCCTCCGAAGCGCGAAAATAAACAGCCACATCTTCGCCGAAATAATATGTCGCTCCATCGCTTTTATTAACCCAGACATCAATCTCAAGGTTGTCAACCCTGCTGATGCCGTGTTTCTGGTCGGCGGAGGCGGCAACTGTCATAATTGCGGCCAGCGCTATTACCATTAAATTTCTCAAATGCTTTTTCATATCAACCACCTTGTTTAATATTATTGTAGGTCGGGTTCTCCGCCTAAGGCGGACCGTAGCGGGGAGAAACCCGACGCCGTTTGCTTTATTATGGTTTGAGGCATGCGAGGGCGTATGCAATACGCCCCTACGCGGAATAGCATGCGAGGGCGTATGCAATACGCCCCTACGCGGAATAATAGCATGCGAGGGCGTATGCAATACGGCCCCTACGCGGAACAGTAATTGTGGCTGGTGTACGTCCTCGTGCACCAGCAATAAGTTATTGTAAGTCGGGTTCCGACCCAACGCAGTAGGGGAGAAACCCGATACAACCACTTCATTTAACCCGATGCCGCTTGATTTGTTTTCATCTTTCATCATCGCTGCCTTTTTCTACAGCTGGTATCCGCCATTGACGGACACCAACCATATTACCCTATAAGAAATTATGCCCCTTAAT encodes:
- a CDS encoding DUF4384 domain-containing protein; the protein is MMKDENKSSGIGLNEVVVSGFSPTALGRNPTYNNLLLVHEDVHQPQLLFRVGAVLHTPSHAIIPRRGVLHTPSHAIPRRGVLHTPSHASNHNKANGVGFLPATVRLRRRTRPTIILNKVVDMKKHLRNLMVIALAAIMTVAASADQKHGISRVDNLEIDVWVNKSDGATYYFGEDVAVYFRASEDCYAVIYDIDPAGNVSLLFPSDYNSDCFIRGEEVYRIPDAYDDYRLEVTGPKGKEYIYAVASPYRIDPPEFMRYEYFEYGNWDSYYDDFVHTMRGEMAVFVNDLNNRIVRNGSYISASTMFFIDNRYRHHSWYRYWRYDPYYIGSIWIGCDYPGAEIWIDGCYFGIAPILIPEIYIGRHWVWIYYHGYPCWQDYVYVTRGQRYYVDAKIKRKFRDFDYGRSNMKNWRFKQEKHRNDPGFVREAEKYRVKHTRPLHTPPSRVQKKYSDRIFNDGTYTEKINKQNSGLIFKEKNKKDNIHNYPQKDREYQIKREKSSKSLNSDDKDIIINKKQKQKKPNSGQTSVKKTDNKKSDNIKKNESKKAEPVRSKTSDKLKSGSSKSGSKYSKERGRK